The following coding sequences lie in one Bremerella alba genomic window:
- a CDS encoding UvrD-helicase domain-containing protein translates to MPQSRFSQELFSFAGAGSRKTRSLVDALLAFRNAHGDRFRLRGQNISVITYTNAACDEILRRLDYDPIIRVSTIHSFVWELIKGFNADIREWLRESLAADILELNRLIEKSKSVTKTSLERERSLKSKTTRLAGLDYIKSFTYSPTGDNRTRDSLNHSEVIQMGAAFLNQKSLMQKLAICASPFILVDESQDTNRELIEALLSLQRKQATKFGLGLFGDMMQRIYADGKSDLDQDIPADWSTPEKTINFRCPKRVIRLINQIRQASDGWQQVAHENAPEGHTRFFIVPSYVSNKELAEKAVQERMVEITGDLEWNDVAKYKALILEHHMAARRLGFLDTYEPLAKVNDFSTGLREGTIEFLRFYSDQILPLVDAQHRGDAFATARIVRKFSPLMSLDAFRQTPHQQDQLAIAKAAVEELAELCATSDSVTFQQALDLVARSNLFRIPEKLFPYVTGDQNTKTDVDEDALGDRVLGIREFLKTPFSQIRAYAGYVYGLSRFGTHQGVKGLEFPRVMVLMDDSEARGFMFSYDKLFGVKEHTKTDIENRKAGKETSVDRTRRLLYVTCSRSESSLALVAYTSNPVGLKSTVTKLNWFEDSEVEQVDV, encoded by the coding sequence AAATGCGCACGGTGATCGGTTTCGACTCCGCGGACAGAACATCTCAGTCATTACTTACACGAATGCTGCATGCGATGAGATTTTGCGACGCCTGGATTATGACCCGATCATTCGAGTCTCAACAATTCACAGCTTCGTTTGGGAATTGATCAAAGGATTTAACGCGGACATCAGGGAATGGCTCAGAGAATCCCTAGCGGCTGATATCTTGGAACTAAACAGACTTATAGAGAAGAGCAAGTCTGTCACGAAAACAAGTCTTGAGCGGGAACGGAGCCTCAAATCCAAGACGACTCGCCTCGCTGGACTCGATTACATCAAGTCATTTACATACAGTCCGACGGGCGATAATCGCACGAGGGATTCATTGAATCATTCGGAAGTCATTCAAATGGGTGCTGCGTTTCTTAATCAGAAAAGCCTAATGCAGAAGCTCGCTATCTGTGCGTCCCCTTTCATTCTGGTTGATGAAAGTCAGGACACCAATCGGGAGCTTATCGAGGCTCTTCTTTCGCTCCAACGCAAGCAGGCGACTAAGTTTGGCCTAGGGCTGTTTGGCGACATGATGCAACGGATTTATGCCGATGGAAAATCAGACTTGGATCAAGACATACCCGCGGATTGGAGCACGCCCGAGAAAACGATCAACTTTCGTTGTCCGAAAAGAGTTATACGTCTAATCAATCAGATCCGTCAGGCCAGCGATGGTTGGCAACAAGTCGCACACGAAAACGCCCCCGAAGGACATACACGCTTTTTCATTGTTCCATCATACGTGAGCAACAAAGAACTCGCAGAAAAAGCCGTTCAAGAGCGAATGGTGGAAATTACGGGAGACTTGGAATGGAACGATGTTGCCAAATACAAAGCCCTGATTCTCGAGCACCATATGGCTGCCAGACGTCTTGGCTTCTTGGATACGTACGAACCCCTTGCCAAGGTAAACGATTTTTCAACAGGGCTTCGCGAGGGCACCATTGAGTTCCTGCGTTTCTATTCCGATCAAATCTTGCCGCTTGTTGACGCTCAACACAGAGGTGATGCATTTGCCACCGCTCGAATCGTCAGAAAATTTTCACCACTCATGTCCTTAGATGCATTTCGGCAAACGCCACATCAGCAGGATCAACTCGCCATCGCTAAAGCTGCCGTTGAAGAACTAGCAGAGCTTTGTGCCACATCCGACTCTGTTACGTTTCAGCAAGCACTTGATCTGGTTGCTAGATCGAATCTGTTCAGAATTCCCGAAAAGCTCTTTCCATACGTTACTGGGGATCAAAATACCAAGACAGACGTGGACGAGGATGCTCTGGGAGACAGAGTGCTTGGAATTCGAGAGTTTTTGAAGACGCCATTTTCTCAAATTAGAGCTTACGCAGGCTACGTATACGGTCTATCACGCTTTGGTACACATCAAGGCGTCAAGGGGCTAGAATTCCCTCGGGTCATGGTTCTCATGGACGATTCCGAAGCACGTGGGTTCATGTTTAGCTACGACAAGCTTTTCGGAGTCAAAGAGCATACCAAAACAGACATTGAGAATCGAAAAGCCGGAAAAGAGACATCCGTCGATCGTACGCGCCGACTCCTTTATGTAACTTGCAGTAGAAGTGAAAGCAGCCTTGCCTTGGTCGCTTATACGTCGAATCCAGTTGGACTGAAGAGTACCGTGACGAAGCTCAACTGGTTTGAAGATTCTGAGGTCGAGCAGGTTGATGTTTAA